Proteins from a genomic interval of Thamnophis elegans isolate rThaEle1 chromosome 2, rThaEle1.pri, whole genome shotgun sequence:
- the LOC116504054 gene encoding olfactory receptor 5C1-like codes for MALHHNASKVTEFILLGFTSQRNLQLLLFSFFLAIYLLSVAGNLGLVILIRADRALHTPMYYFLSHLALMDLCSCCTVAPKMLLGLLKGYDSIPIPACALQMFSFAAASDAECCLLAVMAYDRYVAICRPLHYATAMPQHLCCLLVAASYMVGMASGVIHSSMAFRLPFCRANTLDHFFCDIPPVLALACADTHINQFLLFVVCGTIQSVTLLAIISSYGIILCTVGRTGSFRAMSTCGSHFTVVGVLYGTLIFMYLRPDGTYAPQTDKMTSVFYTVAIPTLNPAIYSLRNTEVRQAVKKRLSSRRFKRVEV; via the coding sequence ATGGCTCTTCATCACAATGCCAGCAAGGTAACCGAGTTTATTCTCCTGGGATTCACTTCTCAACGAAACCTTCAACTCCTTCTCTTCAGCTTCTTCTTGGCCATCTACCTCCTTAGTGTGGCAGGGAATCTGGGTCTAGTCATTCTTATCCGAGCTGACCGTGCCTTGCACACACCCATGTACTACTTTCTAAGCCACCTGGCCCTGATGGACCTGTGCTCCTGCTGCACTGTAGCCCCCAAAATGCTCTTGGGGCTCTTGAAAGGTTATGACTCCATTCCCATCCCAGCCTGTGCCCTTCAGATGTTCTCCTTTGCAGCTGCTTCAGATGCTGAATGTTGTCTCTTGGCAGTCATGGCCTACGATCGGTACGTGGCCATCTGCCGCCCATTGCACTATGCAACTGCCATGCCACAGCATCTCTGCTGCCTCCTAGTGGCTGCTTCCTATATGGTAGGGATGGCCTCTGGAGTGATCCATTCCAGCATGGCTTTCCGCCTGCCCTTCTGCCGTGCGAATACTTTGGACCATTTCTTCTGTGATATCCCCCCGGTTCTGGCTTTGGCTTGTGCAGACACACATATTAACCAGTTCTTGCTCTTTGTAGTCTGTGGAACTATCCAGAGCGTCACTCTGTTGGCTATTATAAGTTCATATGGAATTATCCTCTGCACTGTAGGACGAACAGGATCATTTCGAGCTATGTCCACCTGTGGATCTCACTTTACAGTTGTGGGAGTTCTTTATGGTACTCTCATTTTCATGTACCTACGGCCTGATGGCACATATGCTCCTCAAACAGACAAGATGACTTCTGTCTTCTACACAGTAGCCATACCTACCCTCAACCCTGCCATATACAGTCTTCGTAACACTGAAGTCAGGCAGGCAGTCAAGAAGAGGCTCAGTAGCAGAAGGTTTAAAAGAGTGGAAGTATGA